One Persicobacter psychrovividus DNA window includes the following coding sequences:
- a CDS encoding glycerate kinase codes for MKIILATDSFKGSLTAQQVRSAMKKGIYPVYPNAEIIEIPMADGGEGTIEALVEEQKNWVTVKVHDPLFRLVDAKYGLTDHGKTAVIEMAQASGLPLLKMEEQNPWVTTTFGTGELILDALNKGVRNFIIGIGGSATNDGGKGMLEALGFEFLDRNKNPVPHGAQGLAKVEHLQNANAHPGLKNASFKIACDVDNPFYGPRGATYIYGAQKGANAEMLDRMEKAMIHFAEKIHHFTGIDLRHVKGSGAGGGISGAFFAMLNGALKSGVDIILDHQQFDHHLEGADIVLSGEGKIDHQSVSGKVIDGIAKRCTAKNVPLIVLGGGVMPETQPFDAAGITAVFSIINEPVSLEKAMNPATAAGMITFKTTQVFRLIQQFN; via the coding sequence ATGAAAATTATCCTTGCCACCGACTCTTTTAAAGGAAGCCTTACTGCCCAACAAGTAAGATCGGCGATGAAAAAAGGCATTTATCCCGTTTACCCCAATGCTGAAATTATCGAAATTCCGATGGCTGATGGCGGCGAAGGAACCATTGAGGCACTGGTGGAAGAGCAAAAAAACTGGGTAACGGTAAAAGTTCATGATCCGCTTTTCCGCTTGGTGGATGCCAAATATGGATTGACAGATCATGGTAAAACAGCCGTTATTGAAATGGCACAGGCAAGCGGATTGCCCCTTTTAAAAATGGAGGAACAAAACCCCTGGGTAACGACCACCTTTGGCACTGGTGAATTAATCCTCGATGCACTGAACAAGGGGGTGCGGAACTTCATTATTGGCATTGGCGGAAGTGCGACCAATGATGGCGGTAAAGGAATGCTTGAGGCTTTGGGTTTTGAATTCTTGGACCGAAACAAAAATCCTGTACCTCATGGGGCGCAAGGATTGGCAAAAGTAGAACACCTGCAAAATGCAAATGCGCATCCTGGACTGAAAAATGCTTCTTTCAAAATTGCCTGCGATGTTGATAACCCATTCTATGGGCCACGGGGCGCTACCTATATTTATGGGGCGCAAAAAGGAGCGAATGCCGAAATGCTTGACCGAATGGAGAAGGCGATGATCCATTTTGCTGAAAAAATCCATCATTTCACGGGCATCGACCTGAGGCATGTTAAGGGCAGTGGCGCAGGTGGCGGCATCAGCGGAGCCTTTTTTGCGATGCTTAATGGTGCACTGAAATCAGGGGTAGATATTATTCTGGATCATCAGCAATTTGACCATCATCTTGAAGGGGCAGACATTGTACTTTCTGGGGAAGGAAAAATCGATCATCAGTCGGTATCTGGAAAAGTGATTGATGGAATCGCCAAAAGGTGTACTGCCAAAAATGTACCGCTCATTGTTTTGGGAGGAGGAGTAATGCCTGAAACTCAACCCTTTGACGCGGCGGGCATTACGGCTGTTTTTTCGATCATCAACGAACCTGTCAGTCTTGAGAAAGCGATGAATCCCGCTACGGCAGCAGGTATGATCACCTTCAAGACTACACAAGTCTTCCGTTTAATTCAGCAATTCAACTAA
- a CDS encoding phosphodiester glycosidase family protein, producing the protein MLKNFKAKVLLILVFLVFYFLFKPIEKLHYVFQSNGAIQPITSKLQRVVYQSADVEIRQIDLVRQNNAPLSDFVNELNKPKLYFFKFKKNDHNFKVSLDKQGNTTGDLVKGNTIFAINSSFYDKELQSLGEVVVDGQSKGHASRSSGFFKVINGKAVAGPKSIFSGLDDQVEYACQAHPSVMKDGHIWSYILNEDQQIAAWKRLTYRNLCGMDADGNICFLVSADGGLLSVKEIAEIADQLGVKTATLLDAGVALQYCFDDGDYYLSFYTYNNVINLGHKFDELFISMTKKRFFNSSPVFINYQRSSE; encoded by the coding sequence ATGTTAAAGAATTTTAAAGCCAAAGTCCTTCTGATTTTGGTCTTTTTGGTATTTTATTTTCTCTTTAAGCCCATAGAAAAACTCCATTATGTTTTTCAGTCAAATGGTGCCATACAGCCCATCACTTCAAAGCTTCAAAGGGTAGTGTACCAGTCAGCAGATGTTGAAATCAGGCAGATCGATTTGGTGCGTCAAAACAATGCCCCACTAAGTGATTTCGTGAATGAGCTCAATAAGCCAAAATTATACTTTTTCAAGTTCAAGAAAAATGATCATAACTTTAAGGTAAGTCTCGACAAGCAGGGAAATACCACGGGGGATTTGGTGAAGGGCAACACGATCTTTGCAATTAACAGCTCTTTTTACGATAAAGAATTACAGTCCTTGGGCGAAGTGGTAGTTGATGGTCAGTCGAAAGGGCACGCTTCAAGATCATCAGGCTTTTTTAAAGTGATTAATGGAAAGGCGGTCGCTGGACCGAAAAGTATCTTTTCGGGACTGGATGATCAAGTGGAGTATGCATGCCAGGCACATCCCTCGGTCATGAAAGATGGACATATCTGGTCTTATATTCTAAATGAAGATCAACAAATAGCCGCATGGAAACGCCTGACCTACCGCAACCTTTGTGGCATGGATGCCGATGGCAATATTTGCTTTCTGGTTTCTGCAGACGGCGGCTTATTGTCGGTAAAGGAAATTGCCGAGATTGCTGATCAGCTTGGGGTAAAAACAGCCACTTTGCTCGATGCAGGCGTTGCCCTTCAATATTGTTTTGATGATGGGGATTATTATCTGTCTTTCTATACTTATAATAATGTAATTAATCTTGGGCACAAGTTTGATGAACTGTTCATCTCCATGACCAAAAAAAGATTTTTCAACTCCTCCCCTGTTTTTATCAATTACCAGCGCTCCTCAGAATAA
- the hisIE gene encoding bifunctional phosphoribosyl-AMP cyclohydrolase/phosphoribosyl-ATP diphosphatase HisIE, producing MKVDFEKVNGLVPAVIQDAETAKVLMLGYMNEEALEKTEAEGKVTFFSRTKNRLWTKGEESGNFLLVKEILNDCDNDTLLIKVKPVGPTCHKGTDTCWGEENTTNLNFIEHLAKTIHDRVVEDDPKSYTNKLIKRGINKVAQKVGEEAVEVVIEAKDDNTELFLNESADLLYHYLVLLEAKGHTLTDVVDVLRSRHK from the coding sequence ATGAAAGTAGATTTTGAAAAAGTGAATGGTTTGGTTCCTGCAGTAATTCAGGATGCTGAAACCGCCAAAGTCTTGATGCTCGGTTATATGAACGAGGAAGCTTTGGAGAAAACAGAAGCCGAAGGAAAAGTAACCTTCTTCAGCCGCACGAAAAATCGCCTGTGGACGAAAGGAGAGGAAAGTGGGAATTTCTTGTTGGTCAAAGAGATCTTGAACGATTGCGATAACGACACCCTGCTGATTAAAGTAAAGCCCGTCGGTCCGACCTGCCACAAAGGAACAGATACCTGTTGGGGAGAAGAAAACACCACAAACCTCAATTTTATCGAGCATCTTGCCAAAACAATTCATGATCGGGTAGTAGAAGATGATCCAAAATCATATACCAATAAACTGATCAAAAGAGGCATCAACAAAGTAGCACAAAAAGTAGGAGAGGAAGCGGTCGAAGTGGTCATTGAAGCCAAAGACGACAACACCGAATTATTCCTCAACGAGTCCGCCGATTTGCTGTACCATTATTTGGTATTGTTGGAAGCAAAAGGGCATACATTGACAGACGTCGTTGATGTGCTGAGATCCAGACACAAATAA
- the hisH gene encoding imidazole glycerol phosphate synthase subunit HisH produces the protein MPQTVAIVKYNAGNVRSVENTLIRLGIQPVITDDLEILKQADKVIFPGVGEASTAMNYLKAKGLDQVIKNLKQPVLGICLGLQLMCKHSEENDVDCLGIFNVAVKKFPPKDKVPHVGWNALTKMDSPLFEGLSEGDYVYFVHSFYAEENPAQIASTEYILPFAPALHKDNFYAIQAHPEKSGTVGAKILENFLKL, from the coding sequence ATGCCCCAAACCGTAGCCATTGTAAAATATAACGCCGGTAATGTCCGATCTGTGGAAAATACACTGATTCGCCTGGGCATTCAGCCCGTCATTACCGATGATCTGGAAATTTTGAAACAAGCCGATAAAGTGATCTTTCCAGGAGTAGGTGAGGCCTCGACCGCCATGAACTATCTCAAAGCAAAAGGCCTGGATCAAGTGATCAAAAACTTGAAACAACCTGTGCTTGGCATCTGTCTTGGCCTTCAGTTGATGTGTAAACATTCCGAAGAAAATGATGTCGATTGCTTGGGTATCTTTAATGTGGCCGTAAAGAAATTTCCACCCAAGGACAAAGTTCCGCATGTCGGTTGGAACGCCCTGACAAAAATGGATAGCCCACTATTTGAAGGGCTTAGCGAAGGCGATTATGTTTATTTCGTGCATAGTTTTTATGCTGAGGAAAACCCCGCTCAAATTGCTTCCACTGAATATATTTTGCCATTTGCACCCGCTCTTCATAAGGACAATTTCTATGCTATTCAGGCACATCCTGAAAAAAGTGGAACTGTCGGTGCAAAAATTTTGGAGAATTTTCTGAAATTATAA
- a CDS encoding tetratricopeptide repeat protein — MNRYLFLLFISVLLSSCGLFDKEQRRDQLFLKGKLALQAGESGKAEKYFSQAIDFDPQFVEALNNRGVARRQQGKTGEAIDDFSQALALDPNFTGAYYNRSQAYLDYKEYYQSLRDIRQVEKVHADTLPVFFTKGLIYMQLHQYEQSLKAFNTAIQKSPENIELWVNRASCYYYAGQYVQARNDVDHLLEIAPNYAYAYNVLGLIESAEEHFHKAISAYNEAVKLKSGEPYFLNNRAYAYIRLGDLGPAQTDLNRSIQLDPYNQWAYRNRARLYIEKKNFAKAITLLERVYAKDKNIPLTTNYLSYAYAQSGDLSKACEWWQKYEAADEVLKGEFPEPECR, encoded by the coding sequence ATGAATCGCTATTTATTCCTACTATTCATTAGTGTGCTGCTCAGTTCATGTGGTCTCTTCGATAAAGAGCAGCGTAGAGATCAATTGTTTCTGAAAGGAAAATTGGCACTGCAGGCTGGGGAGTCTGGCAAGGCAGAGAAATATTTCAGTCAGGCGATAGATTTTGACCCTCAGTTTGTTGAAGCATTAAATAACCGTGGTGTTGCTCGTCGGCAGCAGGGAAAAACGGGGGAGGCGATAGATGATTTCAGTCAGGCGTTGGCTTTGGACCCCAACTTTACGGGGGCTTATTATAACCGTTCGCAGGCCTACCTTGATTATAAGGAATATTACCAATCGCTACGTGATATTCGCCAGGTCGAGAAAGTTCATGCTGATACCTTGCCCGTATTTTTCACCAAAGGCCTCATTTATATGCAGCTGCACCAATACGAGCAGTCGCTGAAAGCCTTCAATACAGCCATTCAGAAATCACCTGAAAATATTGAGTTATGGGTCAATCGAGCTTCTTGCTATTATTATGCAGGTCAGTATGTTCAGGCACGAAACGATGTGGATCACCTGCTGGAAATCGCACCAAATTACGCTTATGCCTATAATGTTCTTGGCCTGATAGAAAGTGCTGAGGAGCATTTCCATAAAGCCATTTCGGCTTATAATGAGGCCGTTAAGCTGAAAAGTGGTGAGCCTTATTTTTTGAATAACCGTGCCTACGCTTACATTCGGTTGGGAGATTTGGGACCTGCACAAACTGATCTGAACCGCAGCATTCAACTTGATCCCTATAATCAGTGGGCATATCGTAATCGGGCGCGCTTATATATCGAAAAGAAAAATTTCGCAAAAGCCATCACCCTATTGGAGCGCGTCTATGCCAAAGATAAAAATATTCCCCTGACCACCAACTACCTCAGTTATGCCTATGCACAATCAGGAGATTTGTCAAAAGCCTGTGAATGGTGGCAAAAATATGAAGCAGCAGACGAGGTGTTGAAAGGGGAGTTTCCTGAGCCTGAATGTCGGTAG
- the trpA gene encoding tryptophan synthase subunit alpha yields MNRIKSAFSDNKSPLLNVYFTAGYPNLNDTRTVLEALDQSGADLIEIGVPFSDPVADGPVIQASNDQALKNGMSMKVLFEQLEGMRETVKVPVILMGYINVVLQFGVEEFCKACQRVGVDGVIFPDLPLATFVEDYKATFDAYGVANIFLISPQTTEDRIRLIDEKSDAFIYMVSDAGTTGARKGISDAQLSYFERIQAMKLKNPRMIGFGISDADSFQTATNYAEGAIIGSAFVNAITAGKDDIPTAVASFVKAVKQ; encoded by the coding sequence ATGAACAGAATAAAATCAGCTTTCAGCGATAATAAATCTCCGCTGTTGAATGTTTACTTCACGGCGGGCTATCCAAATTTAAATGACACCCGAACGGTTTTGGAAGCCTTGGATCAGTCAGGTGCCGACTTAATCGAGATCGGTGTTCCTTTCTCAGATCCCGTAGCCGACGGTCCCGTGATTCAGGCAAGTAACGATCAAGCCCTGAAAAATGGCATGAGCATGAAAGTGCTTTTCGAACAACTCGAAGGTATGCGTGAAACCGTTAAGGTGCCGGTCATTTTGATGGGGTACATTAATGTAGTTTTACAATTCGGTGTAGAAGAATTTTGTAAGGCTTGTCAGCGTGTAGGGGTTGATGGAGTGATCTTCCCAGACCTTCCTTTGGCTACTTTTGTGGAGGATTATAAAGCGACCTTCGATGCCTATGGCGTAGCGAATATCTTTTTGATTTCTCCACAAACAACGGAAGACCGCATCCGATTGATTGATGAAAAATCTGATGCCTTCATCTATATGGTTTCGGATGCTGGAACTACTGGAGCGAGAAAAGGAATTTCTGATGCACAGCTTTCTTATTTTGAAAGAATTCAGGCCATGAAACTGAAAAATCCACGCATGATCGGTTTCGGGATTTCTGATGCAGATTCTTTTCAAACCGCTACAAATTATGCTGAAGGAGCCATCATCGGTTCAGCTTTCGTTAATGCGATCACCGCAGGTAAAGACGATATTCCAACAGCTGTGGCTTCCTTTGTAAAAGCTGTCAAACAATAA
- the hisF gene encoding imidazole glycerol phosphate synthase subunit HisF, with product MLAKRIIPCLDIKNGRTVKGVNFVELVDAGDPVGLAKIYADEGADELVFLDISATQENRKTLIDLVDQVAKEINIPFTVGGGISSVEDVRALLNAGADKISINSSAVRNPQLINDLALEFGSQCVVVAIDTRHVDGVDIVHTHGGTKPTELNTQAWAKEVAERGAGEILLTSMDHDGTKAGFALDITAELSKALPIPVIASGGAGNMAHFVDVFTDGYADAALAASIFHFKEIPIPTLKSYLKDENVVVRTK from the coding sequence ATGTTAGCAAAAAGAATTATCCCTTGTCTGGATATAAAAAATGGACGCACCGTAAAGGGTGTTAATTTTGTGGAGCTGGTAGATGCCGGCGACCCTGTTGGCTTGGCGAAAATCTATGCCGACGAAGGCGCCGACGAATTGGTCTTTTTGGATATTTCTGCCACGCAGGAAAATCGAAAAACACTGATTGATTTGGTCGATCAGGTGGCCAAAGAAATCAATATTCCTTTTACTGTTGGTGGAGGAATCTCATCCGTGGAGGACGTACGTGCGCTACTAAATGCCGGTGCCGATAAGATCAGTATTAATTCTTCAGCTGTCCGAAATCCACAACTCATCAATGATCTTGCTTTGGAATTTGGTTCGCAATGTGTAGTCGTAGCTATTGATACCCGCCATGTGGATGGCGTCGATATTGTTCATACACATGGAGGAACTAAGCCTACCGAACTGAATACTCAAGCTTGGGCAAAAGAAGTCGCGGAACGTGGTGCTGGGGAAATCCTCTTGACCTCCATGGATCATGATGGCACCAAGGCAGGCTTTGCTTTGGACATTACCGCCGAGCTCTCAAAAGCCTTGCCCATTCCTGTTATTGCCAGTGGAGGCGCTGGAAATATGGCGCATTTCGTAGATGTTTTCACCGACGGATATGCCGATGCGGCACTTGCGGCAAGTATTTTCCATTTTAAAGAAATTCCGATCCCCACGCTTAAATCTTATTTGAAAGATGAAAATGTGGTGGTTCGTACCAAATAA
- a CDS encoding SDR family NAD(P)-dependent oxidoreductase, whose amino-acid sequence MGKVAIITGANQGLGFGLVEQLNAIYKAGDFIYLAVRRVAKGQEAIDSIIDKKAHFEAVFMDVSKEESVQAVMEYMAAKHGTVDLVISNAAQRMDKETPYRLQVAEFIQTNNMGAYHVLKHFQPLLTKKGRLIVVASGFGTLTHLTTKLHPLFATTERSMIDINRVMHEYVEEVKAGTDALKGWPKWINIPSKIGQVALVRIAAQKKKDAQAILAVCPGLVNTAASRPFFENMKHAQSPFQAAKSIIDLIDRSPDEINGKLMKFGEEISWQ is encoded by the coding sequence ATGGGGAAAGTAGCAATTATTACGGGAGCAAATCAGGGGTTAGGTTTTGGCTTGGTGGAACAACTCAATGCCATTTATAAAGCAGGTGATTTTATTTACCTCGCGGTCAGGCGTGTCGCAAAAGGACAAGAAGCCATTGATTCGATCATTGATAAAAAGGCCCATTTTGAAGCGGTATTTATGGATGTATCGAAGGAAGAAAGTGTGCAGGCGGTCATGGAATATATGGCGGCAAAGCACGGCACTGTTGATTTGGTGATCTCCAATGCGGCGCAGCGAATGGACAAAGAAACCCCTTACCGATTACAGGTGGCGGAATTTATCCAAACCAATAATATGGGCGCCTACCATGTCCTCAAACATTTCCAGCCCCTACTGACTAAAAAAGGAAGATTGATCGTCGTTGCCAGTGGTTTTGGTACCTTAACACACCTGACGACTAAATTGCACCCTTTGTTTGCAACCACAGAAAGGTCTATGATTGACATCAATCGGGTGATGCATGAGTATGTTGAAGAGGTAAAAGCAGGGACCGATGCCCTGAAAGGTTGGCCAAAATGGATTAATATTCCTTCAAAAATTGGACAAGTCGCCTTGGTGAGGATTGCCGCTCAGAAGAAAAAAGACGCCCAGGCCATATTGGCTGTTTGTCCTGGTTTGGTCAATACTGCAGCCTCCCGCCCGTTCTTCGAAAACATGAAACATGCCCAATCTCCGTTTCAAGCCGCCAAATCGATTATTGATTTAATAGACAGATCTCCTGATGAAATTAATGGTAAACTGATGAAGTTTGGTGAGGAAATTAGCTGGCAATAG
- a CDS encoding DMP19 family protein — MKRDLRKINEIVAKQDIGSLFNLHDNVDFSIALYEILVNRYDNDPESLNTEELNLLLCMHIENAGQADSILSFLQEWFPQYKERVIKALKEIGAVNSSKIVNRVNALLPKDESWFYDSSDQDSEILMSRLDNEFSDYPDGSMRELYRSYAENNRDKIKK, encoded by the coding sequence ATGAAACGTGATTTAAGGAAAATTAATGAGATAGTTGCCAAGCAGGACATTGGTAGCCTTTTTAATCTTCATGATAATGTAGATTTTTCAATTGCACTTTATGAAATTTTAGTAAATAGATATGATAATGACCCAGAATCACTAAATACAGAAGAACTCAATCTCTTATTGTGTATGCATATTGAAAATGCAGGTCAAGCTGACAGTATCTTAAGTTTTCTACAAGAATGGTTTCCACAATACAAAGAACGAGTAATTAAGGCTTTAAAGGAAATTGGAGCCGTCAATTCATCTAAAATAGTAAACAGGGTAAATGCACTTTTACCAAAAGACGAAAGTTGGTTTTATGATAGCTCAGATCAAGACTCGGAAATTTTAATGTCAAGGCTTGACAATGAGTTTTCAGACTACCCTGATGGGTCTATGCGAGAATTATATCGTTCTTATGCAGAGAATAACAGGGATAAAATTAAAAAGTAA
- the hisA gene encoding 1-(5-phosphoribosyl)-5-[(5-phosphoribosylamino)methylideneamino]imidazole-4-carboxamide isomerase — translation MEIIPAIDLINGECVRLTKGDYAQKTVYESDPLVIAKKFEEAGIHRLHLVDLDGAKARKITNDVVLRRISENTNLQIDFGGGLRSDEDLKIAFESGAHQITGGSIAVKSPDVFKRWINDFGAEKIILGADVHGEQIAVSGWAEASDQSLFPFLENYLGLGLQYVICTDVSKDGLLQGPNTALYQKILKAFPEVKLIASGGVASFEDLQQLEQIGVYGTIVGKAFYEGRVSLEQLASFQK, via the coding sequence ATGGAAATCATTCCAGCCATAGACCTGATTAACGGCGAGTGCGTTCGTCTGACCAAAGGCGATTATGCCCAAAAAACTGTTTATGAAAGCGATCCTTTAGTCATTGCCAAAAAATTCGAAGAAGCAGGTATTCATCGTCTGCATTTGGTGGATTTGGACGGCGCAAAAGCCCGCAAAATCACCAATGATGTGGTGCTAAGACGTATTTCAGAAAACACCAATCTTCAAATAGATTTCGGTGGCGGACTGCGTTCTGATGAAGACCTGAAGATTGCTTTTGAATCTGGAGCTCATCAAATTACAGGTGGTTCCATTGCCGTGAAATCTCCCGATGTTTTTAAGCGTTGGATTAATGATTTTGGTGCAGAAAAAATTATCTTGGGCGCAGATGTGCATGGCGAACAGATTGCCGTGAGTGGTTGGGCGGAAGCTTCCGATCAATCCTTATTTCCTTTCCTTGAAAATTACCTCGGTCTGGGGTTGCAATATGTAATTTGCACTGATGTAAGTAAGGACGGTTTGCTTCAGGGGCCAAATACTGCCCTTTATCAGAAAATTCTGAAAGCTTTTCCTGAGGTTAAACTTATCGCCAGTGGAGGCGTGGCCAGCTTCGAAGACCTTCAGCAATTGGAACAAATCGGTGTTTATGGCACCATTGTCGGTAAGGCATTTTACGAAGGGCGTGTGAGTCTTGAGCAATTGGCTTCATTTCAAAAATAA
- a CDS encoding MutS-related protein yields MITNLFLSQSHQLKNLLQTYPFWKPTDFSIHGCRLYHQYFGQSTQTITNQTQRDLHLDEVFQLVNFCQTLAGSNYLYHLSHLHENDSREELVACAQLIDDHPNTREKLCKALMEMQADDPSQFFKYLHTIQPKLPRFLRWAPLLACLSLICVVGGFLFPFLWLMLIPLMIINFGIHFMAKSHHGGLVETLGTISYLSNTLIEIRKDTQLAEYSKLNDAPNIRYFYSFDFLKSDTDLGSDIGIIWWYIKEVINVLFLLGVNIANVYHQKIYQQKEGLLDLYQTVSFFDVSLSRTVLSKKAGVCESQMNENLGLSFVGLTHPLVKNCVSNSMALKGENIMLSGANMTGKSTFIRSVGINTLLSQTLGLAFAESFVHAPMAVYSSMNIKDNIEEQSSYFNEEILALKTIIQAEESKKLILLDELFKGTNTEDRILFGSRVLNYLTTENNTILVSTHDLELEEHLNSSFVHQSMQCRITIDDYEFLYTIGEQRKNNQLVAHLFRKHGLTNLLTNDEITV; encoded by the coding sequence ATGATCACCAACCTATTCCTAAGCCAATCCCACCAGCTAAAAAATCTCCTTCAAACTTATCCCTTTTGGAAACCAACCGATTTCAGTATCCACGGCTGTCGGTTGTATCATCAATATTTTGGTCAGAGCACCCAAACGATTACCAATCAGACACAAAGAGATTTACATCTTGATGAGGTTTTTCAGCTGGTGAATTTTTGTCAGACATTAGCGGGTAGTAATTATCTTTATCACCTTTCTCATTTGCATGAAAATGATAGTCGGGAGGAACTGGTGGCTTGTGCTCAATTGATTGATGACCACCCCAACACAAGGGAAAAGTTATGTAAAGCATTGATGGAGATGCAAGCGGATGACCCTTCCCAATTTTTTAAATATCTGCATACGATTCAGCCAAAGTTACCGAGGTTTTTGAGGTGGGCTCCCTTGCTTGCCTGTTTATCTTTGATTTGTGTTGTAGGTGGATTTCTCTTTCCCTTTTTATGGTTGATGCTGATTCCTTTGATGATCATAAATTTCGGGATTCATTTCATGGCGAAAAGTCATCATGGAGGTTTGGTGGAAACTTTGGGAACGATCAGTTACTTGAGTAATACACTTATTGAAATTAGGAAAGATACCCAATTGGCTGAATACAGTAAGTTGAACGATGCTCCGAACATCAGGTATTTTTACAGCTTCGATTTCCTGAAATCAGATACCGATCTTGGAAGTGATATTGGGATTATTTGGTGGTACATCAAGGAGGTGATCAATGTGCTGTTTCTGTTGGGGGTGAATATTGCCAATGTGTATCATCAAAAAATTTATCAACAAAAAGAAGGCTTATTGGATTTGTATCAGACGGTCAGTTTTTTTGATGTGAGTTTATCTCGAACAGTTTTGAGCAAAAAGGCAGGAGTTTGTGAGAGTCAAATGAATGAAAATTTGGGGCTTTCCTTCGTAGGCTTGACGCATCCATTAGTGAAAAATTGTGTATCCAACTCAATGGCTTTGAAAGGTGAAAATATCATGTTGTCGGGAGCAAATATGACGGGCAAAAGTACTTTCATTCGCTCCGTAGGCATCAACACTTTACTATCTCAGACCTTGGGTCTTGCCTTTGCCGAAAGCTTTGTTCATGCTCCGATGGCTGTTTACTCTTCCATGAATATTAAGGACAATATAGAAGAGCAATCGAGTTATTTCAATGAGGAGATTTTGGCATTGAAGACGATCATTCAGGCAGAAGAAAGTAAAAAATTGATACTGCTTGATGAGTTATTTAAAGGCACGAATACCGAAGATCGGATTCTATTTGGGAGTCGGGTATTGAATTACCTGACGACTGAAAACAATACCATTTTGGTTTCAACCCATGATTTAGAGCTTGAAGAGCACTTGAATAGTTCCTTTGTTCATCAGTCTATGCAATGCAGAATTACGATAGACGATTATGAGTTTCTATATACCATTGGCGAGCAGCGTAAAAACAACCAGTTAGTGGCGCATTTATTCCGAAAACACGGGCTGACAAACCTGCTTACCAATGATGAAATCACGGTCTGA
- the ctlX gene encoding citrulline utilization hydrolase CtlX, whose translation MKQTPNTVMMMRPVRFGFNEQTAGSNAFQSAETSLSVDEIQERALAEFDAFVARLRAHGVKVMVVQDTPEPHTPDSIFPNNWISFHEDGRVVLYPMMADNRRQERRMDVFTQLQEEFGFRIQQIIDVTDNENQGEIVEGTGSIIFDYPHQLAYANRSDRTTEKLFFQICERLGFEGILFDALDKDGNTIYHTNVVMALGDKFAVICGDVIPTDQERELVFEKLRNSGHEIVTISYDQMIAFAGNMLQVENEKGETFLLMSQSSFDVLTATQKATLEKYTNLLPMNVNTIEQFGGGSVRCMVAGVHLPK comes from the coding sequence ATGAAACAAACACCGAATACTGTGATGATGATGCGCCCAGTGCGTTTCGGTTTTAATGAGCAAACAGCGGGTTCGAATGCCTTTCAAAGTGCAGAAACCAGCCTTTCGGTGGATGAAATCCAGGAGCGGGCATTGGCTGAGTTTGATGCTTTTGTGGCGCGTTTGCGTGCGCATGGTGTAAAAGTGATGGTGGTACAGGACACCCCAGAACCCCATACGCCAGATTCCATTTTTCCTAACAACTGGATTTCGTTTCATGAAGATGGCCGTGTGGTGCTATACCCTATGATGGCGGATAATCGCCGTCAGGAGCGTCGTATGGATGTTTTTACCCAACTTCAGGAAGAGTTTGGTTTTCGGATTCAGCAGATTATTGATGTAACGGACAATGAAAACCAAGGCGAAATTGTTGAGGGAACGGGCTCAATTATTTTCGATTATCCTCACCAGTTGGCTTATGCAAACCGTTCGGATCGTACTACGGAAAAGCTATTTTTTCAGATTTGCGAGCGTCTCGGTTTTGAAGGGATTCTTTTTGATGCTCTCGACAAAGACGGAAACACCATTTATCATACCAATGTCGTGATGGCGCTGGGGGATAAATTTGCGGTAATTTGCGGTGATGTAATTCCTACTGATCAGGAACGAGAATTGGTTTTTGAGAAGCTTCGAAACTCAGGGCATGAGATTGTAACAATTTCTTATGATCAGATGATCGCCTTTGCAGGAAATATGCTTCAGGTAGAAAATGAAAAGGGGGAAACCTTTTTGCTGATGTCTCAATCGTCTTTTGATGTGCTTACCGCAACACAAAAAGCAACGCTGGAAAAATACACCAACCTTTTACCCATGAATGTCAATACCATTGAGCAATTCGGTGGGGGATCTGTTCGGTGCATGGTCGCAGGTGTGCATCTTCCAAAATAA